A genomic segment from Verrucomicrobiia bacterium encodes:
- the ndhC gene encoding NADH-quinone oxidoreductase subunit A has product MPFAENPYLPILVLIVAAIGFALTPLALAWLWARKFSPQKPGPDKNATYECGLESKGDAWVQFKAEYYLYAIIFLIFDVETIFLLPFAVAFTGLSAGAFIAMMIFLLLLVEGLVWAWKKGVLNWR; this is encoded by the coding sequence ATGCCGTTTGCGGAAAATCCTTACCTGCCGATCCTGGTGCTCATTGTGGCCGCGATTGGATTTGCTTTGACGCCGTTGGCGCTGGCCTGGTTGTGGGCACGGAAATTCTCTCCGCAGAAACCCGGACCTGACAAAAACGCCACCTACGAATGCGGCCTGGAATCGAAGGGTGACGCCTGGGTTCAGTTCAAAGCTGAGTACTATCTCTACGCGATCATTTTCCTGATCTTCGACGTTGAAACCATCTTTCTGCTTCCCTTTGCCGTGGCATTCACCGGCCTGTCAGCCGGAGCCTTCATTGCCATGATGATCTTTCTGCTGCTGTTGGTCGAAGGTTTGGTGTGGGCGTGGAAGAAAGGTGTGCTGAACTGGAGATGA
- a CDS encoding NADH-quinone oxidoreductase subunit B produces the protein MDESLKSELQKQGVFVTTLEDLYNWGRKNSLWPLGFGLACCAIEMIAASMSRWDLARFGAEVFRPSPRQADLMIVAGTVTKKMAPQVVRLYNQMSEPKYVIAMGACAISGGPFKQGYNVLKGIDRFLPVDVHIPGCPPRPEALLHAFMTLQQKIDEQKLTGADRPRHLHAGAPSEFPVPQFGEHDLVPSKNTEIWQPPGMVRT, from the coding sequence ATGGATGAGAGTTTAAAAAGTGAATTGCAGAAGCAGGGCGTCTTTGTGACGACGCTGGAGGACCTCTATAACTGGGGTCGCAAGAACTCGCTGTGGCCGCTGGGCTTCGGGCTGGCCTGCTGCGCAATTGAAATGATTGCGGCTTCGATGTCACGCTGGGACCTCGCCCGTTTCGGGGCTGAGGTGTTCCGGCCTTCGCCGCGCCAGGCAGACCTGATGATTGTGGCGGGGACCGTGACCAAGAAAATGGCGCCCCAGGTGGTGCGGCTCTACAACCAGATGTCCGAGCCAAAATATGTGATCGCGATGGGCGCCTGCGCGATTTCCGGCGGTCCGTTCAAGCAGGGTTACAATGTGCTGAAAGGGATCGACCGGTTTCTGCCGGTTGACGTGCACATCCCTGGATGTCCGCCTCGGCCCGAGGCCCTGCTGCATGCCTTCATGACACTGCAGCAGAAGATCGATGAGCAGAAGCTCACGGGTGCGGATCGGCCACGGCATTTGCACGCTGGCGCGCCGAGCGAATTTCCGGTGCCTCAATTCGGCGAACACGACCTGGTGCCTTCCAAGAACACCGAGATTTGGCAACCGCCCGGAATGGTTCGGACTTGA
- a CDS encoding NADH-quinone oxidoreductase subunit C: protein METLEQIKTRVELSVAGARLEIVPNDSPSGQRSLLVDREHGFAVARFLRDDSALRLDYLSNATGLDFLDAELAEKIKVKKVVDGVEKEVEEVKKTFRPGCLEAVYHLYSISLKHGPLVLRMRTPNRTDVTLPSLTPLWRGAEFQEREIYDLYGIVFEGHPDLRRILMWDEFKDHPMRKDYVEPDDFEYEPTPHDEVLERAKAHQAREGAP from the coding sequence GTGGAAACTCTCGAGCAGATAAAAACACGGGTAGAACTGTCAGTTGCGGGCGCGCGTTTGGAGATCGTTCCGAACGACAGCCCCTCGGGCCAGCGTTCCCTGCTTGTCGATCGTGAGCACGGATTTGCCGTGGCCAGGTTCCTTCGGGATGATTCCGCTCTCAGGCTGGATTACCTGTCGAACGCAACCGGATTGGATTTCCTCGACGCCGAGCTGGCCGAGAAGATCAAGGTGAAGAAGGTCGTCGATGGCGTGGAAAAGGAGGTTGAGGAGGTAAAGAAGACCTTCCGGCCGGGCTGCCTCGAGGCCGTCTATCACCTGTATTCCATTTCCCTCAAGCACGGCCCGCTGGTGCTTCGCATGCGCACGCCCAACCGCACCGATGTCACGCTGCCTTCCCTTACGCCGCTCTGGCGCGGCGCGGAATTCCAGGAACGCGAGATCTACGATCTGTACGGAATTGTCTTTGAGGGCCATCCCGACCTCCGGCGCATTTTGATGTGGGACGAGTTCAAGGATCATCCGATGCGAAAGGACTACGTGGAGCCTGACGATTTCGAATACGAGCCAACTCCGCACGACGAAGTCCTCGAACGCGCCAAGGCACACCAGGCAAGGGAGGGAGCGCCGTGA
- a CDS encoding NADH-quinone oxidoreductase subunit D, protein MPKRSGSAVDGDLLEISMGPQHPSTHGVFRMDVVLDGERVVKLKPVFGYLHRNHEKIGEGTSYLASIPYTDRLDYFCSMTNNWAYCMSVEKLAGFQVPERAEYLRVILAELTRLQNHASLCGFLLQDMGAMGTPLMYAFREREKILDLFESISGARMMCNFMRFGGLRTDASEAWLREAQNIVDAFPRFLEEFETLLSENEIIMARTQGVGVLPANLAISASITGPMLRASGVNYDIRKVDQYGIYDRFEFRVPLGEHGDVYDRYMMRVLEMHESIKILQQALKAIPGGPIMDPKSKLRGFRTKPGEVYGRIEAPKGELGFYLVSDGSPNPYRYRVRPPSFINLTILEDMCLGHNVGDIIIILGSVDIVLGEVDR, encoded by the coding sequence ATGCCGAAGCGCAGCGGCAGCGCTGTTGATGGCGACTTGCTCGAGATATCGATGGGTCCGCAGCATCCCTCGACCCACGGCGTGTTTCGCATGGACGTCGTGCTTGATGGCGAGCGCGTGGTGAAGCTGAAACCCGTCTTCGGGTATCTGCATCGCAACCACGAGAAGATCGGGGAGGGTACAAGCTATCTGGCATCCATCCCATATACCGACAGGCTCGATTACTTTTGCTCGATGACGAACAACTGGGCGTATTGCATGTCCGTCGAGAAACTTGCGGGATTCCAGGTGCCCGAACGCGCGGAGTACCTGCGCGTCATTCTCGCCGAGCTGACGCGGCTCCAGAATCACGCCTCGTTGTGCGGCTTTCTCCTGCAGGACATGGGAGCGATGGGAACGCCGCTCATGTATGCGTTCCGCGAACGCGAGAAGATTCTCGATCTTTTTGAGTCCATCAGCGGCGCGCGAATGATGTGCAATTTCATGCGCTTTGGCGGGCTGCGTACGGACGCCTCGGAAGCGTGGCTGCGCGAGGCGCAGAACATCGTCGATGCCTTTCCGCGTTTCCTGGAGGAATTCGAAACGCTCCTGAGCGAGAACGAGATCATCATGGCCCGCACTCAGGGCGTGGGTGTCCTGCCCGCGAATCTTGCAATCAGTGCAAGCATCACCGGCCCGATGCTCCGGGCCAGCGGCGTCAATTATGACATTCGCAAGGTGGACCAGTACGGCATCTACGATCGATTCGAGTTCCGCGTGCCGCTGGGCGAACATGGCGATGTGTACGATCGTTACATGATGCGTGTGCTGGAGATGCATGAATCGATCAAGATTCTGCAGCAGGCTTTGAAGGCGATTCCGGGCGGCCCGATCATGGATCCCAAATCGAAGCTGCGTGGATTCCGGACAAAGCCCGGCGAAGTGTACGGCCGCATTGAAGCGCCGAAGGGAGAGCTTGGTTTTTACCTCGTGAGCGATGGCTCGCCCAATCCCTATCGATACCGCGTGCGCCCGCCGAGTTTCATCAACCTGACGATTCTTGAGGACATGTGTCTCGGGCACAATGTCGGCGACATCATCATCATTTTAGGAAGCGTGGATATTGTACTGGGCGAGGTGGATCGGTGA
- a CDS encoding 4Fe-4S dicluster domain-containing protein, translating into MLGEAIIKGMAVTARNFFGSYVSAERLPTIEYPDERQKLPEASRQFPFLVYDGEDPKKGLRCVACQICEKECPPKCIYIVKSKDKRVDYKGQPQFYPAVFDIDLSVCMSCQICVEVCPFESIKMDTEFELSNSDRFGGLLVNKHQLAMSNEHYHQIHPTDAAESDANMAAEKAKAVAKAKADAEAKAKAAAEAKAKAAAAAPNAPVGTEPKPASAPAAR; encoded by the coding sequence ATGTTAGGCGAAGCAATCATCAAAGGCATGGCGGTCACCGCCAGAAACTTCTTCGGAAGTTATGTCTCGGCGGAGCGGCTGCCGACGATCGAGTATCCGGACGAACGGCAGAAACTTCCGGAGGCTTCGCGGCAGTTTCCATTCCTTGTTTACGATGGCGAGGATCCCAAGAAGGGGTTGCGCTGCGTGGCGTGCCAGATTTGCGAGAAAGAATGTCCGCCCAAGTGCATTTACATCGTCAAGAGCAAGGACAAGCGGGTGGATTACAAGGGGCAGCCACAGTTTTACCCGGCGGTCTTCGACATAGATCTTTCCGTGTGCATGAGCTGCCAGATCTGCGTGGAGGTTTGTCCGTTTGAGTCCATCAAGATGGACACCGAATTCGAGCTGAGCAACAGCGACCGCTTTGGCGGGTTGCTCGTTAACAAGCATCAGCTGGCCATGTCGAACGAGCATTATCATCAGATACACCCGACTGACGCGGCTGAGTCGGATGCGAATATGGCGGCGGAGAAAGCCAAGGCCGTGGCGAAGGCGAAGGCAGACGCTGAGGCGAAAGCGAAGGCTGCTGCTGAAGCGAAGGCCAAAGCCGCGGCTGCCGCCCCGAATGCGCCCGTGGGTACCGAGCCCAAACCCGCTTCGGCTCCCGCCGCGCGATGA
- the nuoH gene encoding NADH-quinone oxidoreductase subunit NuoH codes for MAETIDQIFVTLKHWLVGFAPEPWQPYLAVLISIAALMGVFASLFAITTILERKGLGRIQNRLGPNRVGPFGFLQPAADGIKALIKEDLVPRSADKVVHFLAPLFLVLPPFLVLALLPVGRNMTLVDFDAGVLFFFAVAASMELSVFMAGWSSRNKYSLLGAMRAIAQMISYEIPLILSSVTVIMMVGSLSLTQIVNAQGGLTNGLAQWHVFTPWGFAGFILFMIAATAESNRSPFDLPEGESEIIAGYYIEYSGFKFALFFLGEYLGLFAVSGLGITLFLGGYHAPLAFLQFIPSWAWFFLKLVVLIAVFIWVRGTLPRLRQDQLMNFAWKFMLPMTLLNILVAAIWHFMQPLPGITRWVACSLLVIGSYVLLGRGLVDRGRVGPRTYRFAE; via the coding sequence ATGGCTGAGACGATCGACCAGATTTTTGTCACGCTGAAACATTGGCTCGTTGGCTTCGCGCCCGAGCCGTGGCAGCCGTACCTCGCCGTGCTCATCTCCATCGCGGCGCTGATGGGCGTGTTCGCTTCGCTGTTCGCCATTACCACAATCCTCGAGCGCAAAGGCCTTGGCCGGATTCAGAATCGGCTTGGCCCAAATCGCGTTGGACCGTTTGGTTTCCTGCAGCCTGCGGCCGACGGCATCAAGGCCTTGATCAAGGAAGACCTCGTTCCGCGTTCCGCGGACAAGGTGGTGCATTTCCTTGCGCCCCTTTTCCTGGTGCTTCCGCCATTCCTGGTCCTCGCCTTGTTGCCGGTGGGACGGAACATGACCCTTGTTGATTTCGATGCCGGCGTGCTGTTCTTCTTTGCGGTGGCGGCGTCGATGGAGCTTTCGGTGTTCATGGCGGGATGGTCGAGCCGCAACAAGTACTCGCTGCTTGGCGCGATGCGCGCGATTGCGCAGATGATCAGTTACGAAATTCCGCTGATCCTTTCCAGCGTCACGGTCATCATGATGGTTGGCTCGCTTTCGTTGACGCAAATCGTCAATGCGCAGGGTGGATTAACGAACGGGCTCGCGCAGTGGCATGTGTTCACTCCATGGGGTTTCGCCGGGTTCATCCTGTTCATGATCGCAGCAACCGCTGAATCGAATCGCTCGCCGTTCGACCTGCCGGAAGGCGAGTCGGAAATCATCGCGGGCTATTACATCGAATACTCGGGATTCAAGTTTGCCCTGTTTTTCCTGGGTGAATACCTCGGTTTATTCGCGGTGAGCGGGCTGGGCATCACTCTCTTTCTCGGGGGCTATCACGCTCCGCTCGCGTTCCTGCAGTTCATCCCATCGTGGGCTTGGTTTTTCCTAAAGCTCGTGGTCCTGATCGCCGTGTTCATCTGGGTTCGCGGGACGCTGCCGCGCCTGCGACAGGATCAGCTCATGAATTTTGCATGGAAGTTCATGCTCCCCATGACGCTGTTGAACATCCTGGTTGCGGCGATCTGGCATTTCATGCAGCCGCTGCCGGGCATCACACGCTGGGTCGCATGTTCTCTGTTAGTGATTGGATCCTACGTGTTGCTGGGCCGGGGGCTTGTCGATCGCGGCCGGGTTGGGCCGCGCACGTATCGTTTTGCGGAATGA
- a CDS encoding NADH-quinone oxidoreductase subunit J, producing MTLGFAIIAALIIGSAVAAMTLRHLIHCSLALVVAFAGLAAVYLQLHAQFVGFAQLLVYVGAVSILVVFAILLTRSGENREEKVFSTSWVAGVGVVIGVAGVLVWAVSRSELTRTAGTVAPTVTVRQIGEALMHRYVLPLEVIGLLLTAALIGAVIIAMHEKEAGHE from the coding sequence ATGACACTCGGCTTTGCCATCATAGCAGCATTGATCATCGGATCCGCAGTTGCGGCGATGACGCTGCGGCATTTGATTCATTGCTCGCTCGCGCTCGTGGTTGCGTTTGCGGGATTGGCGGCTGTCTACCTGCAACTGCACGCGCAGTTCGTGGGCTTTGCGCAGTTGCTTGTGTATGTGGGCGCTGTCTCGATTCTTGTGGTGTTTGCCATTCTGCTGACTCGCAGTGGAGAGAATCGCGAGGAGAAGGTGTTCTCCACAAGCTGGGTGGCAGGTGTGGGAGTCGTCATCGGAGTGGCGGGTGTGCTGGTTTGGGCCGTCAGTCGCAGCGAGTTGACGAGGACTGCCGGCACGGTCGCGCCGACAGTCACTGTGCGTCAAATTGGCGAAGCATTGATGCATCGTTATGTTTTGCCGCTCGAAGTGATTGGACTTCTCCTGACCGCGGCGCTCATCGGAGCTGTGATCATTGCGATGCACGAAAAGGAGGCAGGACATGAGTGA